In a single window of the Arachis hypogaea cultivar Tifrunner chromosome 6, arahy.Tifrunner.gnm2.J5K5, whole genome shotgun sequence genome:
- the LOC112695386 gene encoding protein LIGHT-DEPENDENT SHORT HYPOCOTYLS 1-like → MDLVTDSTNRSFEIQSLVNPTAATNTNPPPSSSSSPSRYENQKRRDWNTFCQYLRNHRPPLSLPLCSGAHVLEFLHYLDQFGKTKVHNPTCPFFGLPNPPAPCPCPLRQAWGSLDALIGRLRAAYEENGGRAETNPFGARAVRIYLRDVRDFQSKARGVSYEKKRKRPKPKTSSSSSDASATHA, encoded by the coding sequence ATGGATTTGGTAACCGATTCAACAAACCGGAGCTTCGAAATCCAGAGCCTGGTGAATCCAACAGCAGCAACAAACACCAATCCTCCGCCGTCGTCATCTTCATCGCCGAGCCGTTACGAGAACCAAAAGCGCCGAGACTGGAACACCTTCTGCCAGTACCTGAGAAACCACCGTCCGCCGCTGTCTCTGCCACTCTGCAGCGGCGCACACGTTCTGGAGTTCCTCCATTACCTGGATCAGTTCGGGAAGACCAAGGTACACAACCCTACCTGCCCCTTCTTCGGGCTCCCTAACCCTCCGGCGCCCTGCCCCTGCCCGCTCCGCCAGGCCTGGGGAAGCCTCGACGCCCTGATCGGCCGCCTCCGCGCCGCCTACGAGGAGAACGGCGGCAGAGCAGAGACGAATCCGTTCGGCGCTCGTGCCGTTAGGATTTACCTGAGAGATGTTCGTGATTTTCAGTCAAAAGCAAGAGGAGTGAGCTACGAGAAGAAGCGCAAGAGGCCAAAGCCTAaaacctcttcttcttcatctgatGCTTCTGCTACTCATGCTTAA